Proteins from a single region of Candidatus Binatus sp.:
- a CDS encoding right-handed parallel beta-helix repeat-containing protein, with protein sequence MRKILTAALIASAGFLIAGIARSPAQPSGRDFYVDTAGDDTHDGASPSSAWRSLAKLNSTALAPGDTIHLKRGCVWRETLEPRGGGEPARPVTLLGYGAGDSPVVSGSDLIDGWSRARGFIYRAYCPRKPNNVYVDGEPGWGLTPSDAIAAMAAGSWFWDATGTALYVWLPDGADPARHSVEAAVRLHGMKVLANGGEKSNIVVDGLTFARTGGYGIYFFSNSNDGRGLSGVVIRNNRVMQTGTGRRDGGEYYNAIHFSEHLQLNTAPQFINNSISYSGGHGNAINSQNADCAQLIGNRADHFNHHGFDTKHSANVVIRGNIAHDSPDNNGIYQEYCLNGLIERNVVFNLGGSVPGRGSGIQIDVGSAGARIFRNSIFNVLTGIYLTVPATAKFNAVSHARNAVLEANAGGIFGHNVWGDNPVFLLRGSRYPFAEWRASHYGEGDLAADPQWIDPAGGNFGLLASSPCLAMEAGASPVSPEMPKVRF encoded by the coding sequence TTGAGGAAGATACTGACAGCCGCATTGATCGCGTCCGCCGGGTTCCTCATCGCGGGCATCGCGCGGAGCCCGGCTCAGCCGAGCGGCAGAGACTTCTACGTCGATACCGCCGGCGATGACACGCACGACGGCGCCAGTCCCTCATCGGCGTGGCGGAGCCTGGCGAAGCTCAATTCCACCGCGTTGGCGCCGGGCGACACAATTCATTTGAAGCGCGGATGCGTCTGGCGCGAAACGCTGGAACCGCGCGGCGGCGGCGAGCCCGCGCGGCCCGTGACCCTTCTCGGCTACGGCGCAGGAGACAGTCCCGTCGTCAGCGGCAGCGACCTGATCGACGGCTGGTCGCGGGCGCGTGGATTCATCTATCGGGCCTACTGCCCGCGCAAACCCAACAACGTGTACGTGGACGGCGAGCCCGGATGGGGCCTTACGCCGTCGGACGCGATCGCCGCGATGGCCGCCGGCAGTTGGTTCTGGGACGCGACGGGAACGGCGCTCTATGTTTGGCTGCCGGATGGCGCCGACCCCGCGCGCCATTCAGTCGAGGCGGCGGTTCGCCTCCATGGCATGAAGGTGCTCGCGAATGGCGGCGAGAAGAGCAACATCGTCGTGGACGGGTTGACGTTCGCGCGGACCGGCGGCTACGGAATCTATTTTTTTTCGAACTCCAACGACGGCAGGGGATTAAGCGGCGTAGTAATCAGGAACAACCGCGTGATGCAGACCGGGACCGGGCGGCGCGACGGCGGCGAATACTACAACGCGATTCATTTCTCGGAACATCTGCAACTGAACACGGCGCCCCAATTCATCAATAACTCGATTTCCTACAGCGGCGGTCATGGCAACGCGATCAATTCCCAAAACGCGGACTGCGCGCAACTGATCGGAAATCGCGCCGATCATTTCAATCATCACGGCTTCGACACCAAGCATTCGGCGAACGTCGTCATTCGGGGCAACATCGCTCACGATTCGCCCGACAACAACGGAATCTACCAGGAATACTGCCTGAACGGACTGATCGAGCGGAATGTCGTCTTCAATCTCGGCGGTTCCGTCCCGGGGCGAGGCTCGGGAATCCAGATCGACGTCGGCAGCGCTGGCGCACGAATTTTTCGCAATTCGATCTTCAATGTGCTGACCGGAATTTATCTAACCGTCCCCGCCACCGCGAAATTCAATGCCGTAAGCCACGCCCGCAATGCGGTCCTCGAAGCCAACGCGGGGGGCATCTTTGGCCACAACGTCTGGGGCGATAATCCTGTCTTCCTCCTGCGCGGCAGCCGTTATCCTTTTGCGGAATGGAGGGCGTCGCATTACGGCGAAGGCGACCTGGCCGCCGATCCCCAATGGATCGATCCGGCTGGCGGCAATTTCGGCCTGTTGGCGTCGTCGCCGTGCCTGGCGATGGAAGCCGGCGCTTCGCCCGTATCTCCGGAAATGCCGAAGGTGAGATTCTGA